aggggggcatcgcaatatattcatcgaggacggcatggtggtgtttgtgacacggtaccacaagggatacaaagtcagcggcgacgtcaagattatccatcgatatttgccgcgcgaggtgggcgagctggtagtgtggtatatgtggctggtgttgccgttccagcagcggctcgaggcgttggtgtgggagaaggaggcagtttcgtcgcatatgtggccagcagaccccagcggccgcaagtggacgaccgatcggctgcgggaggcgttgaagcgcgagagccggatcgcgatgggccaggagtggacgtttgccgggtaccgggagatggcgattggcatcagccggcggtttttgcgtggatcgacagcgttccaggcagatgagggcgaggagaataaggagtgggctgaggagcaggcaggagattcgattgccgacgagcaggcgggccatacgtcgcacgtggcgggactggtatacgcgcgagggatcatggagcagtcaggggccgtggcggataggcggcagcagttccgggcatcgagcacggattggcatagatttttgggcttccaggcaggcttggacgaccagagaagaagcagcaagcggaagagagcgccgtttgagagcgaggcagacgaggcaagggtggatcggtggcagcggctgaggaagatggacgcgagagcgcagctgaagcgcatgatgggcgaggaggccaagttccgggggtgcaggaggcagcgatcaaagccatcacagcaggcgagagtcccgtagtagcggtgatgccgacgggggcaggcaagagcttgttgttcatgttgccggcgtgggcagagcagggcggcacgacggtggtggtagtgccgttgatcgcgttgcgtggcgacatggcacagcggtgcaagaagctagggatatcgtgcgtagagtggcagagtcggcgtccgccagacgcagcagcggtggtgttagtgacgcccgagtcggcagttggagaggaatttgcaacgtttttaaaccggctacgagcgacgcggcagctagatcggattattatcgacgagtgccatatcgtgttaaaccggcagtacacgttccgcaagcagatgcagcagctaggtaagctagtggctgtagagacgcagatggtcatgttaacagcaacgttgccacccagcgaggaggacgagttattccggcgaatgcattttgagcgtgggcaggtaagaatgtttagggcaccaacagcacggagcaacatagcgtaccgggtggtaagggtagagaaggagaggaagagacaggaggtagaggcaacggtgttggcgatggtacagcagaaggtccgaaagtataagagcggcaagattgtagtgtacggcaactcagtgccaaaggtcaaggggttagccgagaagctcaagtgccatgcgtatcatcaccacgcggttggcaaggcaagcatgttggaggagttcatgggcggcaagcagcgggtgattgtggcaaccagcgcgttgggcatgggagtggacgtgcccgatatccggtgcattgtccacatggattggccgtttagcgtgttggattacgcgcaggagagcgggcgagccgggcgagacggggagcggagcgaggccatcatgatggtgcaggacggcgagcagcgagcggcggatgacaagcagggggaggcggagcagcggttggtgcgagcatacgtcgaaggcatagacgaggcggcgacatgtagacgggtaatgttggacgggtatttagacaggcgcgaggccgagcgagctcggtgcgaggagggagaggagaggtgtgacgtatgcatgagagccgacggggaggagatggaggaggaggagatggaggaggagagatggaggaggagatggaggaggagatggaggaggagatggaagagatggaggaggtggaggaggtggaggaggtggaggagatggaggtggtggaggtggccgagggcggcagcagcaacgaagaagaggcggagacattggagagggagcaagaagaggcgcggcaggcgtttaatcagcagcaacgagagcaaggcggcccgcgacagagattgatacagcagcggcagcaggagttcgccgacgtcgagtggctgcgtaggcagctggcgcaatggataaaccggtgtgggttatgcgaggcggtagggcaaggatcgagcgcacacgacgtacggcaatgttggcgacaggagagccagcggatcaaggagtcgattaagaggatggaagagacaattaagtttgagcgttattcgggctgtttttggtgtggagtgccgcaggagatatgcaatcggtgggaaaggaatagttttgggcgatatcagagagtccaagacggggattgccagtatagaggggtattaataggcgggttattaagtatagcattagggcggagcaaggtaggaaaccgatcgacggcgcggttagaggagttcggggttagtaattcaggagcagggccgacgttgtttgagtttttaggaaaaaagcgattgttagagacggttgagagcaataacttagcaggagagttttgttggattacaagattaataggcgagtagaggaaatatagagagttgtaacgttgacgagggtagctccaacagctcgagtaggtcggatagtgtaagcagcgataaaggcaagagcagcaagatcagcgagagcgtaggcagggttagcagcaagagagatagcagcaacagtgacgatagtagcagcagtaagagtagcgacgaaggcgagggcagcgagagcagtgatcaaggcgagagcagcgagagtagtgacgaaggcgagggtagtaaagatattagaggtagcgaaagcagcggcaacagcgagagcaatgagagcaacgacaaagacgagggcagagaaggtaacgagagcggcgagagcagtaagagcgcaggcagcgttggtagcgagagcaatagctgcaacagtggcgatagtggcgatagcgagggcagcgacgacggcgaggatggcgaggatggcgaggatggcgaggacagcgagggcaacttgatggcaggtagcgaaagcagtaatagcagcttgagcagggaggaaaagcgagggtcgtgacgacggcgagagtagctccgatagcgagagcagcaagagcgagagcagcaagagcggcaagagcaacgagagcgaggcaggcgaggcaggcgagagcaacgagatggcaagtagcgagagcgaggcaggcgaggcaggcgagagcaacgagatggcaagtagcgagagcgtagggagcgagagaggcgagagaaataagagcagcgacatgataggtaccgttggcagcgagagcatcgagagccgcgcatatagcgagagtaacgagaacagagcgagtagcgagagcagcgacgacggtaaggacagcgagagcaggagccgcagcggcgaaaggagttgtagaagccgtagcagcggtaggaagtgagaagcagcgagagtagcgcgagcagtggggggacagcagggacagcgagagcagtagggaaagcaagagcaggggcagaagtagttatagcggccgcaggcgtagtaggagcggtggggagtgaggagcagaagcgaggatatcgatagcagcgagagcagcgaggacggcggggatagtagggatagcgggatcagctgtgagagaagcgaggatagcgagagtaggaaagcaggagccgcaggcgcgatagaagtaagagtagcaagagcagtaagagcaggatgtgtagccgcgaggatagaggcaattaaggtaattaaggtgattgcgatgattgcgaggacagtaagagcaacaagggcagcgcaagaaaggggcgaacggcaagggaattaactattaagttaattgtagcgattgcaaggacagcgggaacagcgaggatagtaagggcagtaagggtagaaaggacagcggaagcagcgaggacaacgaggacagcgaggattgtaaggacagcggaagcagcgaggacaacgaggacagcgaggattgtaaggacagcggaagcagcgaggacaacgaggacagcgaggattgtaaggacagcggaagcagcgaggataatgaggacagcgaggatagtaagaacagcgaggatagtaaggacagtaagagtagcgaggatagcgaa
The sequence above is drawn from the Pyrenophora tritici-repentis strain M4 chromosome Unknown M4_contig_00039, whole genome shotgun sequence genome and encodes:
- a CDS encoding Atrophin-1 multi-domain protein, encoding MAQFRGMVHGLASESRRLLTEELMFSSKAAPVPAVPWESIRDNPTDERPGWNFLKDHRTNMPVNGERWLFERVGESASIRSRFMKPGTQSGVDRQAIERYMDRVVEFREKLAVLMHITGGQPARGPELLSVRHSNTVQGGHRNIFIEDGMVVFVTRYHKGYKVSGDVKIIHRYLPREVGELVVWYMWLVLPFQQRLEALVWEKEAVSSHMWPADPSGRKWTTDRLREALKRESRIAMGQEWTFAGYREMAIGISRRFLRGSTAFQADEGEENKEWAEEQAGDSIADEQAGHTSHVAGLVYARGIMEQSGAVADRRQQFRASSTDWHRFLGFQAGLDDQRRSSKRKRAPFESEADEARVDRWQRLRKMDARAQLKRMMGEEAKFRGCRRQRSKPSQQARVP